The following are from one region of the Syngnathus acus chromosome 10, fSynAcu1.2, whole genome shotgun sequence genome:
- the apln gene encoding apelin: MNVKILTLVIVLLVSLLCSASAGPMASTEHGKELEEAAPVRKLVQQSPLRSGQSHRPAGWKRRRPRPRLSHKGPMPF, from the exons ATGAATGTGAAGATTCTGACGCTGGTGATTGTGCTCCTGGTGTCTCTGCTGTGTTCTGCCAGTGCTG GTCCAATGGCCTCCACGGAACATGGCAAAGAGCTGGAGGAAGCAGCTCCAGTGAGAAAGCTGGTGCAGCAAAGCCCTTTGAGGAGCGGTCAGAGCCACAGACCAGCCGGATGGAAGCGGAGACGCCCACGGCCCCGCCTTTCCCACAAGGGGCCAATGCCGTTCTAG